The stretch of DNA CCAGCGTCGTCATCGCCAGGAAGATCTCCTGCCACCGCAACGACGGCAGCGCTATTAGCACCGTGATCAGCGCCGCGGCCGAACCGGCCGTCAGCAGGGCGAGCGTGAAGTCGAAGCGCTACTCCAGCGTCGTCATCGCGGTCACCGTCCTGTGCTTCGTCGGGGTGGCCGGCATCCGGCGCACCCGGGTGGGGCGGGTGCTGCGGGCGGTGCGCGACAACCCGCAGGGGGCGCAGGCGTTCGGGGTGCGGGTGCCGCTGGCCCGGCTGTGCGCCTTCGGGCTGTCGGGGTTCCTGGCCGGCGTCGGCGGGGCGTTGCTGTTCTACGTCAACGAGCGCTACGAGGTGGCGCTGTTCGGGGCCACCGAGAGCCTCAACGTGTTCATCTCGGCCGTGGTCGGCGGGGTCGGGAGCCTGCTGGGCGCGGTGCTGGGGGCGGCGCTGCTCGACGGCGGCCGGGGCTTCCTGTCGGGGCCGGCGGGGCTGCTGCCGTCGGCGGTGGGGGTGCTGGGTGTGCTCCTGCTGCTGCCCGGCGGCCTGGCCGAGCTCGCCTACCGGGTGCGCGACCGGTGGCTCCGTTCGTTCGCGGCCCGGCGCGGGATCCACGTGCCGAGCCTGGTGGCCGACAGCCGGGTCGAGCCGTCGTCGTCCCCTGCGGCGCCCCCGCCCCCGCCCCCGTCGGCGCCGGTGCCGTCCCCGGCGGAGCCCGGGTGGCTGTCGGTGCGGGGCCTCGACGTCGCCTACGACGGGGTGCAGGTGCTGTTCGGGGTCGACGTCGACATCCCCCAGGGGCAGGTCACCGCGCTGCTGGGGACCAACGGGGCCGGCAAGTCGACGCTGCTCAGGGCCATCGGCGGCGTCGCCCCCGTCACCGCCGGGACGCTCCGCCTCGGCTCGGTCGACCTCGCCGCCCTGCGCCCCGAGCAGGTGCCGGCCCACGGCATCGCCCAGATGCCCGGCGGTCACGGCGTGTTCCCCTCGCTGACCGTCGACGAGAACCTGCGGGTGGCAGCCTGGCTGTTCCGCCGGCAGCGGGCCGACGCCACCCGCCGCGTCGCCGAGGCCCGCGCCCGGTTCCCGATCCTCGAGGGCCGCCGCGCCACCCCGGCCGCCGACCTCTCCGGCGGCCAGCAACAGCAGCTGGCCCTGGCGATGGCGCTGCTCGCCCAGCCGAAGCTGCTGCTGGTCGACGAGCTGTCGCTGGGCCTGGCGCCGGTGATGGTCGAGTCGCTGCTCACCGAACTGCGGGGCCTGCGGGACCGGGGCACGACGATCGTGGTGGTCGAGCAGTCGGTGAACATCGCCCTCGACATCGCGGATCGCGCCTACTTCATGGAGAAGGGCGAGATCCGCTACTCGGGTGATGCCCGGCACCTGCTCGACCAGCCCGACCTGGTGCGGTCGGTCTACCTGCAGGGCGCCCGCGACGCCCTCTCCGGCGGCGACGCCCGCCCCGCCCGCCCCGCCCCCCGCCCCGATGGCCCCGAC from Acidimicrobiales bacterium encodes:
- a CDS encoding ATP-binding cassette domain-containing protein, which codes for SVVIARKISCHRNDGSAISTVISAAAEPAVSRASVKSKRYSSVVIAVTVLCFVGVAGIRRTRVGRVLRAVRDNPQGAQAFGVRVPLARLCAFGLSGFLAGVGGALLFYVNERYEVALFGATESLNVFISAVVGGVGSLLGAVLGAALLDGGRGFLSGPAGLLPSAVGVLGVLLLLPGGLAELAYRVRDRWLRSFAARRGIHVPSLVADSRVEPSSSPAAPPPPPPSAPVPSPAEPGWLSVRGLDVAYDGVQVLFGVDVDIPQGQVTALLGTNGAGKSTLLRAIGGVAPVTAGTLRLGSVDLAALRPEQVPAHGIAQMPGGHGVFPSLTVDENLRVAAWLFRRQRADATRRVAEARARFPILEGRRATPAADLSGGQQQQLALAMALLAQPKLLLVDELSLGLAPVMVESLLTELRGLRDRGTTIVVVEQSVNIALDIADRAYFMEKGEIRYSGDARHLLDQPDLVRSVYLQGARDALSGGDARPARPAPRPDGPDSQHQPATGAYAATPRPVHRPPPAAALEVYGLAVAFGGINAVNHVELTVGRGEIVGLIGPNGAGKTTIFDLISGFTPADSGRVLLHGHDVSGSPPSARARRGIGRSFQDARLFPGLTVMETIAVSLERWIEGDDVVSGAFRLPAAQLAEREIAARVEELVGMFGLEAFRSKRIGELSTGSRRMVDLACVVAQRPSIVLLDEPSSGIAQREAEALGPVLLGLRDRLDATLLVVEHDIALVSSVADRLIALDQGSVVTAGDPREVLDHPEVVASYLGNGSATPRRSDHAPVDPLPEVLR